From a single Bacteroidota bacterium genomic region:
- a CDS encoding anthranilate synthase component I family protein, which yields MKVHPQPLLQGEIELASFRDKLIDYVTGFERFSVLDTGKGSVSGPSSFSLLAGWGKLAEFVFSSEKEGLSGLDTFLSQHKGKWIFGHISYDVKNVFEPKLQSHRKDQIGFPLLSFFVAEYVCGIRTTGELFLHAQKETEEAGLTEHLLQEILQHPSLDNTSSLQLQPGSEIISEINYQQAVQQLLYHLHQGDIYEINYCLPFQLRGEIPSPGHLWKKMQEVQQSPFAALYRENDAWLLCCSPERFLRKEGDLILSQPIKGTAARSPDPDTDEHLKKQLLESAKERAENVMIVDLVRNDLGRIAERGTVQVDELFGIYSFAHVHQMISTITARVKEGLPFTEVLRATFPMGSMTGAPKFSAMEIIEEQEIFRRGLYSGAVGYISPDGDFDFNVVIRSILYNSRHQHIYFPAGSAITALSDPGQEFAECLLKAEGMRKILEGGV from the coding sequence GTGAAAGTCCACCCCCAACCCCTATTGCAAGGCGAGATCGAACTCGCTAGTTTTAGGGATAAACTCATTGATTACGTCACCGGCTTCGAGCGTTTTTCAGTGCTCGACACAGGAAAAGGAAGCGTCTCCGGTCCTTCCTCCTTTTCTCTTTTAGCAGGATGGGGTAAGCTGGCAGAGTTTGTATTTAGCAGTGAAAAAGAAGGCCTTTCCGGGCTGGACACCTTCCTTTCTCAACATAAAGGCAAATGGATATTTGGTCATATCAGCTACGATGTAAAAAATGTTTTCGAGCCAAAATTACAGAGTCACCGGAAGGACCAGATCGGCTTTCCATTGCTCTCCTTCTTTGTGGCTGAATATGTTTGCGGAATCAGGACTACGGGGGAGCTATTTCTTCATGCACAAAAGGAGACGGAGGAGGCCGGGTTAACGGAACATCTCCTGCAGGAAATTCTTCAGCACCCTTCTTTAGACAACACTTCCTCTCTCCAATTGCAGCCGGGAAGTGAAATCATCTCTGAAATAAACTACCAACAAGCTGTTCAGCAACTCCTCTACCATCTCCACCAGGGCGACATTTACGAGATCAATTATTGTCTGCCCTTCCAACTCCGGGGCGAGATTCCTTCTCCGGGACATCTCTGGAAAAAAATGCAGGAAGTACAACAATCTCCTTTTGCGGCCCTCTACCGGGAAAATGATGCCTGGTTACTTTGCTGTAGTCCGGAGCGCTTTCTGCGTAAAGAAGGCGATCTTATCCTCTCTCAACCCATCAAGGGCACCGCTGCACGAAGTCCCGATCCTGACACTGACGAACATCTTAAAAAGCAACTTCTGGAGAGTGCAAAAGAACGGGCGGAGAATGTGATGATCGTGGATCTTGTCCGTAATGATCTGGGTCGGATTGCTGAGCGGGGAACTGTGCAGGTAGATGAACTTTTCGGCATCTATAGCTTCGCGCATGTCCACCAGATGATTTCAACCATTACAGCCCGGGTGAAAGAGGGTCTTCCCTTTACCGAAGTCCTCCGCGCTACTTTTCCGATGGGTTCCATGACCGGCGCACCCAAATTCAGCGCTATGGAAATCATTGAGGAACAGGAGATTTTCCGGCGAGGACTCTACTCCGGCGCCGTGGGATATATTTCACCCGATGGAGACTTCGACTTCAATGTGGTTATCAGAAGTATCCTCTACAACAGTCGCCATCAACATATTTATTTCCCCGCCGGAAGTGCCATTACCGCATTGAGTGATCCCGGACAAGAATTCGCGGAATGCCTGTTGAAAGCGGAAGGCATGCGTAAAATTTTAGAAGGAGGAGTGTAG
- the tilS gene encoding tRNA lysidine(34) synthetase TilS: MSYLSLEHKVAKFISRHQLLREDETVLVALSGGLDSMVLLYLLHRLHYKITAAHCNFKLRGEASDADEFACEAICKEMQIPFTSRHFETKAIAEEKKISLQMAARDLRYDWFKQLALSHGYGAIATAHHSNDQAETVLLNLLSGKSIESIRGIPVRNNTIIRPLLQCTREELRQYALEKNIRWREDSSNAENHYKRNLLRNEIMPLLRQINPSVEEQLSRLAERMADWNLLAEEGISSKIAAIVEEEKDFLRIHVHRIMDHPAKKMLLWKLLSPYGFDGAVIEDMTAQPLESGKKFLSDHYTLTVDRECFLLEKTIKTATAPAVLIPEGSERILLPNGVLHLSFHENKISREQLLNNNNAFLDAGLVQFPLKVRSWEEGDSFYPLGMNLPKKLSDYFIDKKIPVPEKHKKLLVTHGRDILWIIGDRIDQRYRITENTTRVLLLNWQPDEHEPPFH, from the coding sequence ATGTCCTACCTTTCGCTTGAACATAAAGTCGCTAAATTCATCTCCCGGCATCAATTGCTGAGGGAAGATGAAACGGTGCTGGTGGCTTTGAGCGGAGGGTTAGACTCGATGGTTCTGCTCTATCTCCTTCACCGCTTACACTATAAAATCACTGCGGCACATTGTAATTTCAAGTTACGCGGAGAAGCTTCCGATGCCGACGAATTCGCCTGTGAGGCCATCTGTAAGGAGATGCAAATTCCATTTACATCACGGCATTTTGAAACCAAAGCCATTGCCGAGGAGAAGAAAATATCTCTACAAATGGCAGCCCGGGACTTGCGCTACGACTGGTTCAAACAACTGGCCCTATCGCATGGGTATGGGGCAATAGCTACCGCACATCATAGCAATGATCAGGCAGAAACAGTATTGCTGAATCTCCTGAGCGGAAAAAGCATTGAAAGCATTCGGGGAATTCCGGTGCGGAACAATACCATTATCCGACCTCTTCTGCAATGTACCAGGGAAGAGTTACGACAGTATGCCCTCGAAAAAAACATCCGGTGGAGAGAAGACAGCAGCAATGCCGAAAATCACTACAAGCGCAATCTTCTTCGTAACGAAATCATGCCCTTGCTGCGGCAAATCAATCCATCTGTTGAGGAGCAATTGAGCCGGCTGGCGGAGCGCATGGCAGACTGGAACCTGCTGGCGGAAGAGGGTATCAGCAGTAAAATTGCGGCTATCGTAGAAGAAGAAAAAGACTTCCTTCGCATACATGTTCATCGGATCATGGATCATCCGGCTAAGAAAATGCTGTTATGGAAATTATTATCTCCGTACGGATTTGATGGTGCCGTTATTGAAGACATGACCGCCCAACCCCTGGAGTCCGGTAAAAAATTTCTCTCTGACCACTACACGCTTACTGTTGACAGGGAGTGTTTCCTTCTTGAAAAAACCATCAAAACGGCTACTGCACCCGCTGTGCTGATCCCGGAAGGCAGTGAGCGCATCCTCCTCCCGAATGGTGTACTCCATCTTTCTTTCCACGAAAACAAGATCAGCAGGGAACAACTTTTAAATAATAACAATGCCTTTCTTGATGCCGGACTGGTTCAATTTCCCCTGAAGGTCAGGAGTTGGGAGGAGGGCGATAGCTTCTATCCACTGGGAATGAATCTTCCAAAAAAATTGAGCGATTACTTTATCGATAAAAAAATTCCGGTCCCCGAGAAACATAAAAAACTATTGGTCACCCATGGCCGGGATATCCTCTGGATCATCGGCGACCGCATCGACCAACGGTACCGCATTACCGAAAACACCACACGCGTACTCCTTCTGAACTGGCAACCCGATGAACACGAACCTCCCTTTCACTGA
- a CDS encoding deoxyhypusine synthase family protein, with the protein MQRGPVSQFIEKNYLHFNAAALVDAAKGYEQHLLEGGKMMITLAGAMSTAELGISLAEIIRQGKVDIISCTGANLEEDIMNLVAHSHYKRVPHYRDLGPKDEWELLEGGYNRVTDTCIPEEEAFRRIQKHIFKQWKGAHDKGERYFPHEYMYKMLLSKEMEQYYEIDPKNSWMLAAAERNLPIIVPGWEESTMGNIFASYCIKGELLPSTMKSGIEYMTWLADYYIKNSAGKGIGFFQIGGGIAGDFPICVVPMLYQDMEMDKIPFWSYFCQISDSTTSYGSYSGAVPNEKITWGKLDIHTPKFIIESDASIVAPLVFSWLLNH; encoded by the coding sequence ATGCAAAGAGGCCCTGTTTCACAGTTTATAGAAAAGAACTATCTCCATTTCAATGCTGCCGCTCTGGTAGATGCTGCCAAAGGGTATGAACAACATCTGCTGGAAGGCGGTAAGATGATGATCACGCTGGCGGGTGCAATGAGCACTGCGGAATTGGGAATATCACTTGCGGAAATCATTCGTCAGGGAAAAGTAGATATTATTTCCTGTACCGGTGCCAATCTGGAAGAAGACATCATGAATCTGGTGGCACATTCCCATTATAAAAGAGTTCCGCATTACCGCGACCTCGGACCAAAGGATGAATGGGAGCTTTTAGAAGGCGGTTATAATCGCGTTACCGATACGTGTATTCCTGAAGAAGAAGCCTTCCGCAGAATTCAGAAGCATATTTTCAAGCAATGGAAGGGTGCGCATGATAAAGGGGAACGCTATTTTCCGCACGAGTATATGTACAAGATGCTCCTTAGTAAAGAGATGGAGCAGTATTATGAAATAGATCCAAAAAACAGCTGGATGCTGGCTGCTGCCGAGCGAAATCTTCCGATCATCGTTCCGGGCTGGGAGGAGTCAACCATGGGAAATATCTTCGCTTCGTACTGCATTAAAGGCGAACTACTGCCCTCCACTATGAAAAGCGGAATTGAATACATGACCTGGCTCGCCGATTATTACATTAAAAATTCAGCAGGAAAAGGCATCGGTTTCTTCCAGATTGGCGGAGGAATAGCAGGAGATTTCCCAATATGTGTAGTACCGATGTTGTATCAGGATATGGAGATGGATAAAATTCCGTTCTGGAGTTATTTCTGTCAGATCAGTGATTCAACCACCTCTTATGGCTCCTACTCAGGAGCTGTCCCCAACGAAAAAATCACCTGGGGAAAGTTAGATATTCATACACCTAAATTCATTATTGAATCGGATGCCAGCATCGTTGCTCCTCTCGTCTTCTCGTGGCTACTTAACCATTAA
- a CDS encoding four helix bundle protein, with amino-acid sequence MSKIERFEDIIAWQRARELNKVIYSFINRTPFDKDYDLRRQINASCGSIMDNIAEGFERGGNKEFINFLIISKGSAGETRSQLYRAVDRNYIDQNEFENACNDVKIISQMLQRLIEYLKKSELKGIRYKAEEDEGIYLPESINQLLNPEPNHEAESRKAIRFMGAPFPSTQSR; translated from the coding sequence ATGTCAAAAATTGAAAGGTTTGAGGATATTATTGCGTGGCAGAGAGCCAGAGAATTGAATAAAGTGATTTATTCATTTATCAATCGGACACCTTTTGATAAGGATTATGATCTTAGAAGGCAAATCAATGCATCATGCGGATCAATAATGGATAATATTGCTGAGGGATTTGAAAGAGGTGGAAATAAAGAGTTCATTAACTTTCTAATTATTTCAAAAGGATCCGCGGGGGAAACAAGGTCTCAATTATACAGAGCAGTAGATAGAAACTACATTGATCAAAATGAATTTGAAAATGCCTGCAATGATGTAAAAATCATCAGCCAAATGCTTCAACGATTAATAGAATACCTCAAAAAATCAGAATTAAAGGGAATACGTTACAAAGCAGAAGAAGATGAGGGTATTTATCTCCCCGAATCAATCAATCAATTATTAAACCCGGAACCCAACCATGAAGCAGAATCGCGAAAAGCGATACGCTTCATGGGAGCCCCTTTCCCGTCAACACAATCCCGATAG
- a CDS encoding polyprenol monophosphomannose synthase has product MSNCLVIIPTYNEKENIGKMIRTVMHLPHPFHLLIIDDNSKDGTAEIVKNLQEEFSGRLFMEQRAGKLGLGTAYIHGFQWALKKQYNFIFEMDADFSHNPDDLVRLYRACAEEGADLSIGSRYITGVNVVNWPMGRVMMSYFASMYVRIVTGMPIRDTTAGFKCYQRKVLETIDLNKIKFTGYAFQIEMKFAAWKLGFKLKEVPIIFTDRSEGQSKMSGSIFSEAIFGVLAMKLKSFINNYRIEK; this is encoded by the coding sequence GTGTCCAACTGCTTAGTCATCATACCTACTTACAATGAGAAGGAGAACATCGGAAAGATGATTCGTACGGTGATGCATTTGCCGCACCCATTTCATTTGTTGATTATCGATGATAATTCTAAGGACGGAACGGCGGAGATTGTAAAAAATTTACAGGAAGAATTCAGTGGTAGGCTTTTCATGGAGCAGCGGGCGGGGAAGTTAGGTTTGGGTACGGCATATATTCACGGGTTTCAGTGGGCGTTGAAAAAGCAGTATAATTTCATTTTCGAAATGGACGCTGATTTTTCACATAATCCGGATGACCTGGTTCGGCTTTACCGCGCCTGTGCGGAAGAAGGTGCAGATCTGAGTATCGGTTCGAGGTATATTACCGGCGTTAATGTGGTGAACTGGCCCATGGGCAGGGTGATGATGTCGTACTTCGCCTCTATGTATGTACGCATAGTAACGGGTATGCCTATACGCGATACCACCGCGGGCTTCAAATGTTATCAACGCAAGGTACTTGAGACCATCGATCTGAATAAAATAAAATTCACCGGTTATGCTTTCCAGATTGAAATGAAATTCGCCGCATGGAAGCTGGGTTTTAAACTGAAGGAAGTTCCTATTATTTTCACGGACCGCAGCGAAGGACAAAGTAAGATGAGTGGCAGTATTTTCAGTGAAGCCATTTTCGGAGTACTGGCCATGAAACTAAAAAGTTTTATTAACAACTATCGTATCGAAAAATAA
- a CDS encoding mannose-1-phosphate guanylyltransferase has product MENNYCVIMAGGVGSRFWPMSRNARPKQFLDVLGTGKTLIQQTYERFLKICPKENIIIVTNADYTKAVLEQLPDIKPDQVLSEPLRRNTAPCMAYAANKILKRNPNANMVVAPSDHVILKEEAFIEALEGCLAFTENENVLLTLGIKPSRPDTGYGYIQFIDDKQERHNKIAKVKTFTEKPNLEMAKFFLQTGEFLWNAGIFVWNVKAILAAIDEHLPEMAAIFKEGNGVYDTPQEEEFIKSAYEQCTNISIDFAIMEKAKNVHVMSAEFGWSDLGTWGSLYEHIGHDENANAIVGKNVMVYDSSNCIVNVPKDKLVVLQGLDDYIVVEADNILLVCKKSEEQQIRQFVNDVKLKKGEKFV; this is encoded by the coding sequence ATGGAAAACAATTATTGTGTTATTATGGCCGGTGGTGTTGGAAGCCGTTTCTGGCCCATGAGCCGCAATGCCCGTCCGAAACAGTTTCTGGATGTGCTGGGAACAGGTAAAACGCTGATTCAACAAACCTATGAGCGCTTTTTGAAGATTTGTCCCAAAGAAAATATTATCATCGTCACCAACGCTGATTATACAAAGGCTGTCCTTGAACAGCTTCCGGATATCAAACCCGATCAGGTACTTTCCGAGCCGCTGCGTCGTAATACAGCCCCCTGTATGGCCTATGCCGCAAATAAAATTTTGAAGCGGAATCCCAATGCCAATATGGTGGTCGCGCCAAGTGATCATGTTATTCTGAAAGAGGAAGCATTTATTGAGGCGCTGGAAGGTTGTCTGGCCTTTACGGAAAACGAAAATGTATTGCTGACTTTAGGCATCAAACCCAGTCGTCCGGATACCGGCTACGGGTACATTCAGTTTATTGATGACAAACAAGAGCGGCACAATAAAATTGCGAAAGTGAAAACTTTCACCGAGAAACCTAATCTCGAAATGGCGAAGTTTTTTCTCCAGACCGGTGAGTTTCTCTGGAATGCCGGAATTTTTGTCTGGAATGTGAAAGCAATTCTCGCTGCAATTGATGAACACCTCCCTGAAATGGCAGCGATTTTTAAAGAAGGGAATGGAGTGTACGATACTCCTCAGGAAGAAGAATTCATAAAGTCGGCGTATGAGCAATGTACCAATATCTCCATTGATTTCGCGATAATGGAAAAGGCGAAGAATGTACATGTGATGAGTGCGGAATTCGGCTGGAGTGACCTCGGTACCTGGGGCTCTTTGTATGAACATATCGGTCATGATGAAAATGCCAACGCCATCGTAGGTAAAAATGTGATGGTGTATGACTCTTCCAACTGTATTGTCAACGTTCCAAAAGATAAACTCGTAGTACTTCAGGGACTGGATGATTATATCGTAGTTGAAGCAGATAATATTTTACTCGTGTGCAAGAAAAGTGAAGAACAACAAATTCGTCAGTTTGTGAATGATGTGAAACTCAAGAAAGGCGAAAAGTTCGTTTGA
- a CDS encoding FAD-dependent monooxygenase, whose amino-acid sequence MKKFTLIGAGLVGSLLSIYLSRRGHKVTMYERRPDLRTNRISAGRSINLALSDRGWRGLEKVGVDKDIRKVALPMKGRIMHGLDSSLSHQPYGKEGQAIYSVSRGGLNCVLMDLAEKEGVEIHYNERCTQVDLKKSAAHFENFTTGKMIEVTSDHIISTDGAFSAGRLQMQLNTDRFNYSQTYLDHGYKELTIPPNANGDFAMDPDALHIWPRGTFMLIALPNMDKSFTCTLFFPFEGEYSFSSLDTEEKMLTFFNRMFPDAVALMPTLKEDYFANPASSLAIVRCFPWSFEDKLLLIGDAAHAIVPFYGQGMNCGFEDCVVFDQLMEEHGDDWSKIFRHFERLRKPDGDAIADLALANFIEMRDKVGHPEFLLQKKIEARFSEKYPERWIPLYTMVTFSPDIRYSEALREGQRQEKIMKEVMNLPGIENKWDSKEVEDMMLRLLADTR is encoded by the coding sequence ATGAAAAAATTTACCCTCATAGGAGCAGGCCTCGTTGGTTCATTGCTCTCCATCTATTTATCGAGACGTGGTCATAAAGTCACGATGTATGAGCGGCGCCCCGATCTTCGTACCAATAGAATCAGCGCAGGACGTTCGATCAATCTCGCACTGAGCGATCGCGGTTGGAGAGGACTCGAAAAAGTAGGCGTGGATAAAGATATCCGCAAGGTGGCATTACCCATGAAAGGGCGAATCATGCACGGACTCGATAGTTCACTCAGCCATCAGCCTTATGGCAAGGAAGGACAGGCGATTTATTCGGTGTCGAGAGGTGGTTTGAATTGTGTGTTGATGGATCTTGCAGAAAAGGAAGGTGTAGAAATTCATTACAATGAAAGGTGTACACAGGTAGATTTGAAGAAGTCTGCTGCACATTTTGAAAACTTCACCACCGGAAAAATGATCGAGGTGACTTCAGATCATATTATCTCTACCGATGGTGCATTCTCTGCCGGGCGCCTGCAGATGCAACTCAATACCGATCGCTTCAATTATTCACAGACCTATTTGGATCATGGCTATAAAGAACTGACGATACCACCCAATGCGAATGGCGACTTTGCCATGGATCCTGATGCCCTGCATATCTGGCCACGCGGCACCTTTATGCTCATCGCATTGCCCAATATGGACAAGTCGTTTACCTGTACACTCTTTTTCCCCTTTGAAGGAGAATATTCTTTCAGCTCCCTGGATACCGAAGAAAAGATGTTGACATTCTTTAATCGCATGTTTCCGGATGCAGTAGCGTTAATGCCTACCCTGAAGGAAGATTACTTTGCGAATCCTGCTTCTTCACTGGCCATCGTGCGATGCTTCCCCTGGAGTTTTGAGGACAAATTGTTATTGATTGGTGACGCAGCTCATGCCATTGTTCCTTTTTATGGACAGGGAATGAATTGCGGATTTGAAGATTGTGTAGTCTTTGATCAGTTGATGGAAGAACACGGTGATGACTGGTCAAAAATTTTTCGTCACTTTGAAAGATTGCGTAAGCCGGATGGAGATGCCATCGCCGACCTCGCCCTTGCCAATTTTATTGAGATGAGAGATAAGGTAGGACATCCTGAGTTTCTGCTTCAAAAGAAAATTGAAGCCCGCTTCAGTGAGAAGTATCCTGAAAGATGGATTCCGCTCTATACTATGGTGACGTTCTCTCCCGATATCAGATACAGCGAAGCATTAAGAGAAGGACAACGACAGGAAAAAATCATGAAGGAAGTGATGAATCTTCCCGGCATAGAGAACAAATGGGACTCGAAAGAAGTGGAGGATATGATGCTGCGTTTATTGGCCGATACCAGATAA
- the kynU gene encoding kynureninase, whose protein sequence is MFTFENKPEWARTRDQQDELASFRNEFFIPPHQGQDTVYLCGNSLGLQPRNTAVYVNEELNDWAKLGVEGHFKKHTGWFAYHELLRESMARLVGGKPHEVVVMNHLTVNLHLMMVSFYRPTADRYKIICEGGAFPSDRYALQSQVEWHGFDAADALVELQPRKGEDILRHEDIIEAIEDCGDSLALVMLGGVHYFTGQVLNMKAITEAAHEVEAYAGFDLAHATGNLKLALHDWNVDFAAWCSYKYLNGGPGTVGGAFINERHTRNPHLPRFAGWWGNDPETRFTMPHRFIPVPTADSWQLSNAPILEMAALRASLELFDRAGMERLTRKSLELTAYLQYVVQEVLRVKNKSGAIRIITPFNEQQQGCQLSLQMGEDGKNVFDALTAGGVIADWREPDQEGREGGVIRVAPVPLYNSFYDVWRFGELLKSTI, encoded by the coding sequence ATGTTTACCTTTGAGAATAAGCCGGAGTGGGCACGGACACGCGACCAGCAGGATGAGTTGGCTTCCTTTCGAAATGAGTTTTTCATTCCTCCCCATCAGGGACAGGATACAGTTTACTTATGTGGCAATTCGCTGGGACTTCAACCACGCAATACGGCAGTATATGTAAATGAAGAACTGAACGACTGGGCAAAGCTGGGGGTAGAAGGACATTTTAAAAAACATACAGGTTGGTTTGCCTATCATGAGTTGTTGCGGGAGAGTATGGCACGTTTGGTAGGAGGAAAACCGCATGAAGTGGTGGTGATGAATCATCTTACTGTCAACCTGCATTTGATGATGGTGTCTTTTTATCGCCCTACTGCCGATCGCTATAAAATCATTTGTGAAGGTGGCGCATTTCCTTCTGACCGTTACGCACTGCAATCTCAGGTGGAATGGCATGGGTTTGATGCTGCTGACGCACTGGTGGAACTACAGCCACGCAAAGGAGAAGACATTCTTCGCCATGAAGATATTATTGAAGCCATTGAAGATTGCGGTGATTCATTAGCGTTAGTCATGCTGGGCGGTGTACATTATTTCACCGGTCAGGTGTTGAACATGAAAGCCATCACTGAAGCGGCCCATGAGGTGGAGGCCTATGCCGGTTTTGATCTGGCGCATGCCACCGGGAATTTAAAGTTAGCCTTACATGACTGGAATGTAGACTTCGCCGCCTGGTGTTCTTATAAATACCTGAACGGTGGCCCGGGAACTGTGGGAGGAGCTTTCATCAATGAACGGCATACCCGTAATCCGCATCTCCCTCGCTTTGCCGGCTGGTGGGGCAACGATCCGGAAACAAGATTTACCATGCCCCATCGTTTTATTCCGGTACCGACCGCCGATAGCTGGCAACTCAGCAATGCACCCATCCTCGAAATGGCAGCGCTCCGGGCTTCACTCGAACTTTTTGACAGAGCAGGAATGGAGAGGCTCACAAGGAAAAGTCTGGAATTGACAGCTTATCTTCAATATGTAGTGCAGGAAGTACTGCGCGTGAAGAATAAATCCGGTGCCATTCGTATAATTACTCCTTTCAATGAACAACAACAGGGATGTCAGCTTTCATTGCAGATGGGGGAAGATGGCAAAAATGTTTTTGATGCACTGACTGCAGGCGGAGTGATTGCCGACTGGCGCGAACCGGATCAGGAAGGAAGAGAAGGAGGAGTCATTCGCGTAGCTCCGGTACCGTTATACAATTCGTTTTATGATGTTTGGCGTTTTGGTGAATTGCTGAAGTCCACCATTTAG
- a CDS encoding cytochrome c oxidase subunit II — MNLLLTLAIVFGVLVLVRIANVAQMAAELSGENEDDEQDKSNKWNGMGFLLFMIFGLALMTYSTIKWLPLTLPVAASEHGVKVDQLMDLNWAVLIIVFFITQFLLFWFAYKYRYNRNKRSFYFHDNNKLEAIWTIVPTIVLAGLIVTGLVEWNKITDLATKEDGIKIQVYSKQFDFTTRYAGKDNKLGASFFRNITDANPLGVDPEDVAAKDDKIAKELVMPVGQEIELVINSRDVIHSVYLPHFRVQMNAVPGMTTRFHFKPTVTTAKMREITGNDKFDYIMLCNKICGVAHYNMKMPVRVLEKDEYTKWLRGEKKVFEPAAATPAAPADSVKSPVASI, encoded by the coding sequence ATGAATCTCTTGCTCACTCTGGCAATCGTGTTTGGTGTTCTGGTGTTGGTACGCATCGCTAACGTTGCACAAATGGCTGCGGAGCTCTCCGGAGAAAATGAGGATGATGAACAGGATAAATCGAACAAATGGAATGGAATGGGATTCCTCTTGTTTATGATTTTCGGTCTGGCCCTTATGACTTACTCCACTATTAAATGGCTACCGCTAACCTTGCCTGTTGCAGCTTCTGAGCATGGAGTAAAAGTAGATCAGTTGATGGACCTGAACTGGGCGGTGCTGATCATCGTGTTTTTTATCACGCAGTTTCTGTTGTTCTGGTTTGCCTATAAATACAGATATAACCGTAATAAAAGATCCTTCTACTTCCATGATAATAATAAGCTGGAAGCCATTTGGACTATTGTGCCAACGATCGTTTTAGCCGGGTTGATCGTAACCGGATTAGTGGAGTGGAATAAAATTACCGATTTGGCGACGAAGGAAGATGGAATTAAGATTCAGGTATACTCTAAACAATTTGATTTCACAACCCGTTACGCCGGTAAGGACAATAAATTGGGTGCTTCCTTTTTCAGAAATATTACTGATGCAAATCCATTGGGAGTAGATCCGGAAGATGTGGCTGCCAAGGACGATAAAATTGCTAAAGAACTGGTAATGCCTGTGGGTCAGGAAATAGAACTGGTGATCAACTCCCGTGATGTCATTCACTCTGTTTATCTGCCGCATTTCCGTGTACAGATGAATGCTGTTCCCGGCATGACTACCCGTTTCCATTTTAAACCAACTGTTACTACAGCAAAAATGAGAGAGATTACAGGCAACGATAAGTTTGATTACATTATGCTATGTAATAAAATATGCGGTGTCGCACACTACAATATGAAGATGCCGGTACGTGTATTGGAAAAGGATGAATATACAAAGTGGTTGAGAGGGGAGAAAAAAGTATTCGAACCGGCTGCTGCTACTCCCGCTGCTCCGGCAGACAGTGTTAAAAGTCCGGTAGCTTCAATTTAA